In one window of Scyliorhinus canicula chromosome 17, sScyCan1.1, whole genome shotgun sequence DNA:
- the LOC119952003 gene encoding gastrula zinc finger protein XlCGF49.1-like, with the protein MEGKSTLNRGEKPYTCSVCGRGFSQSSGLSKHKHSHTGEKPWKCGDCGKGFNYPSELEAHRRSHTGERPFACSKCGKGFTQSSDLLKHQRVHTGERPFTCSECGKRFTQSSDLLKHQRVHSREKPFTCSECGKKFSHLSYVLKHQKVHTDERPFKCSECEKCYKRSRDLKCHQHVHTEERPFNCPDCGKCFKTSGALMFHQRVHTDERPFRCSHCAAGFKRSSELAVHQRIHTGERPFICSKCGKKFARSSNLLKHRRVHN; encoded by the coding sequence atggaaggaaaaagcacccTTAAccgtggggagaaaccgtacacgtgctCTGTTTGTGGGCGAGGCTTCAGCCAATCATCTGGTCTGTCAAAACATAAACacagtcacaccggggagaaaccaTGGAAGTGCGGGGATTGTGGAAAAGGATTCAATTACCCGTCTGAACTGGAAGCACatcggcgcagtcacactggcGAGAGACCATtcgcctgctccaagtgtgggaagggattcactcagtcatccgacCTGCTGAAacatcagcgggttcacactggggagaggccgttcacctgctccgaatgtggcaagagattcactcagtcatccgacctgctgaaacatcagcgagttcactctcgggagaagccgttcacctgttctgagtgtgggaagaaATTCAGTCACTTGTCCTATGTGCTGAAACACCAGAAAGTTCACACAgacgagagaccttttaaatgttcggAGTGTGAGAAGTGCTATAAAAGGTCCAGGGACCTAAAGTGCCATCAAcatgttcacactgaggagagacctttTAACtgcccagactgtgggaagtgttTTAAAACTTCTGGAGCGCTGATGTTCCATCAAcgggttcacactgacgagagaccattcaggtgTTCGCACTGTGCAGCTGGGTTCAAGCGATCATCTGAACTCGCTGTACAccaacgaattcacactggggagagaccgttcatctgctccaagtgtgggaagaaaTTTGCTCGGTCATCCAACCTCCTGAAACATCGAAGGGTTCACAATTAA
- the LOC119952002 gene encoding gastrula zinc finger protein XlCGF7.1-like, with the protein METKSTVHSVEKLYTCSVCGRRFSQSHGLSEHKCCHTAVKPWKCADCGKGFKSPSKLEIHRRTHTGERPFTCSKCEKGFTDSFNLLTHQRVHTGERPFICSECGKGFTDKSNLLRHQRIHTGERPFICSECGKGFIQSSYLLTHQRVHTGERPFICSKCGNGFINSSNLMTHQRVHTDERPFKCLECGKCYKSSQELMTHQRVHTDDRPYRCSHCSNGFRRSSELILHQRVHTGERPFTCSKCKKRFTHSSHLLRHQRVHK; encoded by the coding sequence atggaaacGAAAAGTACTGTTCACAGTGTGGAGAAActgtacacatgttctgtgtgtggtCGACGCTTCAGCCAATCACATGGCCTGTCAGAGCATAAATGCTGTCATACTGCggtgaaaccatggaaatgtgcggattgtggaaagggattcaaatCCCCATCAAAactggaaattcatcgacgcacacacactggggagaggccattcacttgctccaAGTGTGAGAAAGGGTTTACTGATTCcttcaacctgctgacacaccaacgggttcatactggggagaggccatttatctGCTCtgagtgcgggaagggattcactgataaGTCCAACCTGTTGagacaccaacgcattcacactggggagaggccgttcatctgctcggagtgtgggaagggattcattcagtcttcctacctgctgacacaccagagagttcacactggggagagaccattcatttGCTCgaagtgtgggaatggattcattaattcatctaATCTTATGACACACCaaagagttcacactgatgagagaccttttaaatgcctcgaatgtgggaagtgctataaaagttcccaGGAACTGATgacccatcaacgtgttcacactgatgacaGACCGTACAGGTGCTCTCACTGTAGCAATGGGTTTAGGAGATCATCTGAGCTCATTCtgcaccagcgcgttcacactggggagagaccattcacctgttccaagTGCAAGAAAAGATTCACTCATTCAtcacacctgctgagacaccagcgagttcacaagtaa